One Chthoniobacterales bacterium genomic region harbors:
- a CDS encoding DUF2610 domain-containing protein, which yields MKMFVIPCRVNEKLIPIQFYLGEPTPGIINALHFQTAWLRSNRGVEVPAETLFELAELRRMTIEHNASFSETCAYALNFPYDEELPVADSPVMAAVCRFVEHLRLMLETVRKAISETNAV from the coding sequence ATGAAAATGTTTGTCATACCGTGTCGGGTGAATGAGAAATTAATCCCAATTCAATTTTACCTTGGCGAACCCACTCCGGGAATTATCAATGCACTCCACTTCCAAACAGCCTGGCTTAGGTCAAATCGTGGGGTAGAGGTGCCCGCCGAGACATTATTTGAATTGGCAGAGCTTCGGCGAATGACCATCGAACACAATGCTTCTTTTTCGGAAACGTGCGCATACGCATTAAATTTCCCCTATGATGAAGAGCTGCCGGTCGCGGATAGCCCTGTCATGGCAGCCGTATGTCGCTTTGTCGAGCACTTGCGGCTTATGTTGGAAACGGTCCGCAAAGCTATTTCTGAGACAAACGCCGTGTAA